ATGACGGCTAATTGAGAGTTAAtgagggaataaaaaaaatacagcacatAAAATAATACTTCTTAATTTAATACAACATATAGTATGTTTATTCTGATTTCTGTGACTGCTGATGTGAATGTTTGTCAAAAAAACCTTGCATTATGCCAAAGTTGTCTTTTTTAAgctaattttaatattaaatgaacATTAAATAGGAGTTATATTTTTAGTGATGGCTTAAGAGtggtatttatttcaaatatatatgagGAAAGCCTGAGCTACATCTCATATATCCGCTATGCATCACTGCGACATAGCTATTGGTGCtatagtgatattttttttgtctttgtttttgtgctAAGCAGAGTGACCCGCTGTAGTGCAGTGGACATGAAGAGAAAGGCTTCTTTTCTTCACTGCAACCAAGCTTTTGGCACTGACAAGAGTGGAAATGCGCCAGGACGCAGCGTGCAACTCTGCCTCAATCTTGTACAATATGCGCTGGGTCAGACTCATGCAACCTTGCTATGTTATTACTTTCTTTACGGTGCaagaaaatcaaattaaatggaAATTGTGTATCTTTATGAGCGTGTCCAGTCAATTCAGTGACGCAAAACGTTTCACTGTAGAGGCAATAACTCATGAGTGAATATCGATATAAACACATGAATGGTGAGTAAATAGAATGAGCAACAAGGTTTAGTATTGTATAGCATTTGGAGGGTATTTTTTACAGCAGTACTTTTAGTGCTTGTCATTCTCACATTCAAGGGTAGACGTAGTGTGAATGACACACGCTACTGTGAGATTAAATGGGTTACATAAAAGAGGCCTAGTAGGTCTGAATAAGGACTGATGACACGAATGTTGtgagtttgattttttaaattacattttggtgataaaaTGTGAACTGTGTTTCTGAGTGTGAAATCCAAAGTAGTTTTACAGTTGCACTATGTGGGGAGCAGCCATTTCCTGCAGTTTCTCTCTTGCGTGTCAGGGAAAACTATGTTTTGCAGGCTCTCTAAGAGGATGATTTTCTAAATCTAACAATCTTCTAGTTACATTGCATTCTGGTGGCTCATTTTGAAGATAAAAGCTTTTAATAATAGACGGGAGGGGAAGTTTAGAGAGAAAGGGATTTGGTTGGAGAGTTCACTTAATATGGAATGAAGCTGCAAGTACTGGTTGACTGACAAAGATAAAACTATACTTTCAGAGGCTATTTTTTCCCTTTGATCATTTTatgatggttaaaaaaatgctcctagatcacaggaaaaaaagaaaagatgaacaAAGGCTGTTTCATACTGGTGAGCTATTTTCAGGCATAATAAAATGTCCAATTAATGTGACTTAACATTACAAGAGAATGGAGTTTGGGTtaaaaaaggttgattttgtCCATCTCTTCCAAGCTCGGTTAAAATTTCCAGAAATATCAAGAAGAGCAATAAACTCGAACTCATGTTTAACACTAATGAGGACAAGAAGTCTGGATGGATGATCCATTTTCCACTGAAGGGAAGAGCAAGACACAAAGAGCAGATGATTGCTGAGGTCATTCTACATTGTGGATAATAATAGCTTAGCCAGAACAGGCAAGTGATGAATGAGGAACTGCATGAGTTATCAAAAGCTATATTTGGTACTGTCAAGTACGGAATCATTTTATCATGTAAAATAGCCTAGTTTGATCACAAATCCATATGCTATGTCTTGAGTTCATGCTCTAAATATAGGGATAGGagcatatattatttatttcatatggtTGCTGTACCATATGGCACAGTCCAGCTGGAGAGAGGTTATTAATGTTCCGAGAATGCAATGACGATCCGGCGTAGTAATTGCATTTCAGACATTTTCCAAATTAGCCCGGATGCCTTTGCAGATTGTGCCATGTCATTTGTGCCCAGTTGACCTGCTTGGAGGCTCTAttggcacaagaagacagaggATAGGCTAGGGCCTGTGCCATGCCGTGccatgtgtgtacttgtgtgtgtgtgttggggttgGGGGACAGTGCCCCGAGCCctccacaacacacacacacacacacacatgtcagTGGGCCACGAACCAGCTGCACCACAAGACACACTCATCTGATGGCATCAAAGCACATCATAATCAGCTGTTCTTCATCCTAAGGCAATCCAGTCGTAATGTCAGGTATATTAACCAGGGGTGGCAAACGTGCAGATCGCGGGCCAGAGCTGGCCCGCTAGTAGGGCCGATCTGGTTCCTCTGCTTGACTTGTAGaaatgcttttaattttttcGTCAATGGAGGCTGTAAAGGCCGAAGTGTGATCAACTACTGCACTTGGTTCACTTAAATCCACCTTTTTCTGCCCCCTGGTGTCAAATCAATGCTTTCAAAGGCAGTCCTCAAAACCAGTAGGACATAGAGCAGCAAGTAAATAAACTTTTTAGGCCAAAAACCCCACATGAGATCTAGTTGACATGAATGTGGCCTGCAAACATGAGATCTAGTTGACATGAATGTGGCCTGCTAACACACCTGACATAAATTGTAGTTTGgatataaaatataatcatttttgcAGTGTTTACAGGTCTAAAAACTGGAAATACTAGGCTTTTCATTCGCCCTTACTGTATTTAGTGAATGAGTGGTAGGTTTGTACTCACTTGTAAGAGCTGCCGGTTGAAATCTCCTGTTTAATTTGCCTGTTGACCGCATCCACAGCTGCCCGTCCTTCTCCTTCTACCTTCAGGACCACTTTCTTCTCCCCTCCGGTGTTTTTGCTCAACCTCTTTTTCCTGTCAGCGCCTGGATTCAGGTGTTTTTCCTGCACTTTGTCAGCAACGACACTCTTCTCCACGCCACCGGCGGCATCCGCCAGGTGCTGTTTCCCGTGTCTGGACCTCTCTGGCGGCCGGTCATCACCCGCAGAGATGGTAGCGGGCGGCTTAGGTATCCACGGGTGATCATACCTTTTGGGAATAGGCCAGGGTTTGTAGTCCTTCTGGTACTGAGTCTCACTGTTGAAGGGTATTTCTGGACCGTGGTACTCATTCTTGGGCTTAAAGCTGGGTTCGGGTCTCACCCTCCAGTGCTTGAAGTCCTCCCTCATGACGGAGCTGCACACACGCTCCTCAGACACGCACCTCCGCGGCGCGCGGGGACCAGAGACAGTGCGCCGATGGTTGCGAGGCGGCTGCGTTTCTATGGCGACCGCTGCCCGGGATGGAGGCTGCAGCTGGACCTGCTGCATTTCCGAAGCGTCCGTGTACTTGGTGAACACTAGAGGCACCGCGATGTCAGCCTTGTCAATCTGGTTCCAGAAGCGGGCCATACAGCACGCCCTGCTGATGCAGGGCCACGCCATGCTCCCCACCTCCCTCCCTACCCCCCTCTCTACCTATCCTCCCTTTCTAAAAGCCCAGACGGATTCAAAATGGAAAGGGATACTTTACTGTACGATTGCAGGGTGGTCGTTTTGGTGAAGGTTAAAATGCATCGCGTGCATTGCCGTCGATCTCACCTTTGAAAATGAAAGCAGCGATTTGTGCACGGATGTCGTCTGTGTCCGTATCCTCTCTTGCCACATCATTCCACGAAGCCCCGCCCTCGCCTCAGCCGCTCAGCATCCGAAGATGCAGCGTAGGTCTGATGAGGTCCACGACAAAGACATCCTGTTTTACCTCATCTCATTTGTTGTTTCTTGAGACCTTTGAGCCCACAAAAAAACGTAGTTGCATCGCCACCTGTGTcaccatcaataaataataatgagttACGACTATTAATTGAATAAAAAGGCTCATTTGAGCCGAGTAAgcaattttcttttgaaaaagtaTCACAATATCCTGTATAAACCTGATGAAATACTTTGGACTTGACTTTTGCAAGGTGCCTTTAATTACCCTTCAAATTGATGAGCAGGAGAATCATTAGTGCTGATGAAACtctttatatgtatatacatatattgtcattatattgTATGTATCTATGTTAATGTACAGTAGGCAGGTCTACATAAAGTTGGGTTAATAAAATGTCACCATTCTTTTAAATGACCACATTTTGTTTCCAGATATgtaacaaaaacacattaaacacaaaaaaacgacaagacATAACTCACctagaaaaatgagaaatatttaAAGTAGCATAATGATGAGTGCATCATTAATCATCATATTCTGAAGAACCATGTTTTAAACTCTTATTCTATAATAttgaaaaaactgaaatttctgTGCTTTTGTTCAATATATAGAAATTCTTGTTTATGTATTACTTGAAAAACCAAAATGTATGATATACACTACTCTCAAAATGTAGTTTTCTATTCTCTCAGCCAGATGGGGCTACTTCTACAGAGACTCATATTTAATAAGCATATATACTTacattttcagtcttttttcttcttctcccgcCTGCCCTTTGTGCTAAAGAGAGAGTTACTAAAGACACAAGGGAGTTGAAACTTGTGTTAATTTGTGCTCCTGTTACAACATTCTGTTCGAGCCATTCTTGCCTTGTCAGGTCAAAGATCAGATATGGTACGATAAGGTAACTACCATCCATTGAATCACATTTATAGATAAGGCAAACCATAAGGAGGGATGAAACTCTTGCCAGACTTTGGACTTGCTTCACTCGGTTATTTCCCTTCCCACTAGTTGCAGTTCTGTGCGTTGTCTTGCTTTTCTCGGGGTAACATGAAGATTGATTTTGCCCCTGTCGGTGTGCCCCTACAGAGAAGACTGCAGACAGCTGCGGTGTTGCATTGGGTTTTCTCCTTTCTTGCCTTAGGTAAGTAAGTATTTCCTTCCAAATTATGGGCGTGTGCAGAGATTTGGAATGACGGGTCAAAAACTGGCATGCCTTAAATATCTTCTGAGCTTACTTCTTGTAGTCTCCACTGTGCAACTTAGGATTTTAGAACTTAGAACTTTAGGCCAAACATAAAGTCACATGACGTAAAAGTAAAGGTTAAAAGTAAATTTATACTATACAAAAAGTGGCTGGTGTGTTTAAAACATGTCCATTAGCCTTATTATGGTGTTGTAGTCAGCATCTTAATTGTTAGAGGTGAAAGGTCAGAGTAGTTCATTCAGCAATATGTGAAaagcagatttaaaaaaagaaaaacaatgtttatgtttCCCTTTGCAGCTCCGACTTGCATCCTCCTGTTCTTCTATCTGTTATTCACACGATTCTGGTTGATCAGCGTGCTCTACTCGGTGTGGTGGTTCTTTGACTACGATACCCCTGCACGCGGAGGCCGCAGAGTGCCTTACTTGTGtggaagtaaaatatgggacTACATGCGGGATTACTTTCCCATCAAGGTGAGATGCAGGTGATGAGGATATCATAAAAAGGAATAAACCCCAACCCACATATTGAGGTTATCTGTAATACAATTCTAAGATGTGTTGACAGTGAGTGTAATAGGAAAGAGTAACTAACCATTGTGACAACCAAACTGGTTCTCCCCTCCATTTTTGTTGGCAGACTCATTATAGAATTGCAATGCTTGGTTACTGCAATGATGTCCTTGCTATTCTTCTCTCACTTTCTTGCCAACTGTCACCCGATCTCAAATTTCACTTGCTAGAGGAAGTCTGCTATCGATCTCCGTTTTTCCATGTTTCACCTTTGCACAAAGTGAAATAGAATCAATACAGTTCATCTCTTGTGATTTCTTTGAGAATTTACTAGTAGCTTTAAAAGATTTGGTcaaaacattgacttttttcttaaaatgtcCATTTGCCCTGCAGGAAGGTAATAATTGGGCAGttcttgtttattttgactATATATGTTTTGCGCTCAAGCATGTTTGAATGAAATAATGTTTGGCAACTAATTTGGCGTAAGTTGACCCAACATAACGAggatatttattcaatttttggaacattttcttTGCTGTCTATACTGTTGTGTCCCTCTTGTGGTCAATAATTAAGACTGCAAGTACTATATATATTGTAGTTGAGGTCAGTGTGGGGATATTTatgttatttgtcatttttttatgttgcagtACACTAATTTACCGTATTAATTCAATTCTGTGAAATATACACaattttagtatacattttttcaaaGGAGTTTACCATATGTTTcatttaaagtgtatttttgtttggTGCTTCTGCACATATATCATCTAAAAATAACTATACAAATAactataaaacatgttttaattagGATTTGAACAGTATACACAGCTACACAATTAATACAAATTAATACACATAGCTGTTTTGTACTGGATTTAAATAAAAGTTTTAAAGTAGCTTAAGTTTGCTTTGTATTGATTAATCATTTAGAATATTAAAGAGATTAATTTTGCTTTGTATTCATGATTTTTTGATCATACAAAATAATCTCTGTTACAGCTAGTTCAGTATAGATGGCATTAAATTTTTCTCCATTATTTCTTAAGCTTATAAAAATGAGTACAAATATTAACAGGATGTTTTTTGTGGACATTGGCTGATGGTGTTATCGGTGTTGAAATTTGTTTACGTTTGTGCGCGACACACTtggtaaagtacaaagtaaataatGTGCCAATTGGGATCTCCAAGTTTGTCAATGATTATCACGTTTCCAACCTTTAAACCTGCCTCGCTCCACCATCAATGTGGTCTTTTTACCGTCATCTGACTCTATGGTGCATTAAAACTGGGACAAAGAAGCAATGTGGAAAGGAGAAGGAGTACCcttttccttttatttcattgGACTTTTCAAACCACTGTTTCTAATGATACCATGGTCAGGTTTGACTCAAGCAGCTGATTctcattaggaaaaaaaaggaggaattgTTCAGAGAACTTTTTCTCTGCACGTTGGTTAAAGAAGGGCGaaagaaaaatcacattcaTTGCAACTACTATACACATTTGATATAGAGTGAGAAATCAATATAAAGTACATTAAATGTCAGAATGCACAAATGCAAAGCGTCATTCCAAATGTTTAATATTAACATGGAGATGTGCTATTTAGGACACGATAAAGATTGATtacttatcttttttttgttaaataaatttgCTTTTAGTTTTGCACCTGGCCCTGGCATTCGGGAATCCTGACAGTATGATAGTTGGACCTTTTTGTTTATAAACTATGTTTGGATTTTCAGAACTCAAACCAATGATTAACTTGGTCTCTCGTGCCGtacaacacaaacaaaatgaaacGAAACAAACACATggctttttttaaggaaaatgttTCAACAGTGTGGCATCAGCTTGAAAACGGATGGCTGAAGAAGCCAATGGGGGGAAAACAGCTTGTAAATGTGTGAAATATCCTGATCATATACATGTGTGATCCTGAGAGTACTTTAACCTTGAAATACAGTACTAATCTCATTCTCGGTAGAGTAGTGCTGATTGTTTTTACACAAAGGttctgcaaaaacaaacaactcaaaAGGACAGATGTTCAACGTTGATAGCGACCTTCGGTATCTCTCGCTATCTCCTAAACTGGGCGTGtccaaaaatgtaaacacatgCGAAAtgcacaacaaaaaataaaacaaaaataaaacataattcgTCAATAGGATAAATTGTTTTGTGGGCATTTTATcttatcattttatttgttgaatagtcattatttttcaaatgtttatgtTAAACCGACTTTCCCCAATCTTTCCAAAGCAATTGACATTAAATCATAAACTTATGCCAATGTTTAACCAGGGCACACATTTAAATTGACCTATTTTGcacataattataatttttttttggttccccCAGTTGGTGAAGACAGCTGACCTGGACCCTCGGCAAAACTACGTCATGGGCTTCCACCCGCATGGCGTCCTGGTGGCAGGAGCCTTCACCAACTTCTGCACCTATTCCACAGGCTTCAATGAACTATTTCCAGGCCTCAAATGCTACCTGCTCATGCTGCCACTTTGGTTCCGAGCTCCCTTCTTCAGAGACTATATCATGTGTGCAGGTTTGCTCCACCATTCGTTTCATTTCATTGAAATTTATCTACGTTCAACAACATTAATGATACTGGAAACCTCAACAATGTATTTAGTTTAAGTAGATTAGATTATTCTTCACTGTAATGGTCAGCCTTGGCATTATTTGACAAAGAAGGCTCTCTATTTGGCTCTTATGTCACCCCACATTGTGTATTGAACATACCTCTGTTGTAATTGTGCAGGTCTGATTCCATCTGACAAAGAGAGTGCCAGTTATCCACTAAGGCAGAGGAGTGGCGGCAATGCAGTTGCCATTGCCGTGGGGGGCGCTCCGGAGGCCCTGGACGCCCATCCTGGGACATACAATGTACTCCTGGCCAAGAAGAAAGGTTTCATTAAAATGGCAATGGAGAACGGGTAAGAAAAGTTCTGATTTTTTAAGCTTCTCCGGCTTGCGTCAGTCAATTTAGTTCACATCTTTTGTGGCTTGCTTGTAAATTTGTTAAACAGAGGTTTATTCACGTATTGGAATTTCCCGGGGAAAATTGTCATGTGATTTGGGATGGATTGAAGATGTGTGGTAAAGATTTGTGAGCCTGTTGTGAAACTGAAGACAAAGGACTAGACTACCATCTAACCAATGTCCCCtagtgtccttttttttaatgtcaattgaAATGTTAGGGCCatttaacaagaaaataaaGCAGAGATCTCATCTAGTGTGCCTTTATAGTTTATTACTGTTCTTTTTCCAGAGCTCACTTGGTGCCAGTCTTCTCATTTGGTGAGAACGAAGTGTTTGACCAAGTAGGCAACAGGAGAGGAACCTGGCTAAGAAGTTTACAGGAACAGTTGCAAAGCATCATGGGTATCTCCCTTCCTCTTTTCCATGCTCGTGGGATTTTCCAATACTCCTTTGGTCTCATGCCCTACAGAAAACCCATTCATACCATTGGTGAGTGCATGAAGTTTGAATATTCTTCAAAAAGCACCGTCCCAtctcattattttcattttaagagAACGCTGACTGCCCAAAAGACCCCCTaatatgttattttaattttttgtgcAGTCGGACGGCCCATTAAGGTGAAAAGGACGCAAAAGCCAACAATAGAGGAGCTAGATGAGCTTCATCAGTTGTACATGGACGAGCTCAGTCATCTCTTTGAGCAGCACAAAACAAACTATGGCGTGGATGAAGAAACCCACCTGAATTTTGTCTGAAGCGGACTAACaaagcattattatttattcgGAAATGGTCTTTTCATTGGGTAGGGGaataaatgtgtaaaatgtaaaatgaggGACATCAAGTCTACTTTTGgccaattctttaaaaaaataaatagtttaaGAAAAATCCTTGCTTTAAATCAATTGTGTAATTACACTTATTGTCTCCATTGAAAAGTAATGGGAAAttagaaactatttttttgaGGTGAACAAATTTAATAGAGTGAATATGATTGGGTTATTATATCATGGTACAAAGTTAAGATTGTTTCCAAATGATAAGACTGTCTGTGaactttggtcatttttttattagctGTTGGCTGGatttaaatatttccaaatGGAATGTCTGTCTGACTGGATGATGGCCGGATTGTTTCACCACAATTTTGGGCAATAAGTGTGTTTGACTAACAAAATAGTTGCTGAAATCAAAAAAAGCGTGTGTCACTTTGCAGGATAAGGACTTTGTCTGAGGACTTTGTACAACAAAATGGGCTATATGAAGTCTTCAGAGTCCAAATTTaggaaaaagaaatgagaaaatGGCTGAACTCGAGTGAACTATTGCCCACCACCTCATGTCATGGACTCTATGACAACATCTAAAAAGTGTCTGTTCATCAGAAATGTGAAATCGGGTCAAAATTTGGGGCGGACTGCAAGAGATAGCAAAGGACGAACGTGTTTTATCAGGCAATCGAAATTGGCATTCACCCCAGCCTGATTACTGTAGCCAACGTGATGACATCCTATTGAGGAGACTCGGAAATCTGCTTAAAAATGGTCAAGAGGAGAccctcataatttaaaaaagcactTTTTGCTTGAAGGAACGAACATGGGAAATAGAGAAATACATTATTAAGAAATTTGACAGCAACTACAATAATAGGCATCAATATTGCAGATAGTTGCAGGGCATTCCACAAAAATATCTCCCCAAGGAAGGaatatatttatcatttaaacAGCAATTCCCTAGAAACAACGCAAgggaatttgaatttttttttccccccaatcaaatttgaatgaaaacttTCCGGAAAATAAGCTTTGCAAAATTCTGTGACTGATCCCACAAGTGTATATTATACGCTTCCCTTGTGAAATGGCACAAGCAAAGTAATTTGTGGCCAATAATATGTATAAAATGACCAATAGAACAAATCACCCTCAGGCAATTTGACGAGAAATGCCATTTTCTAGTCTTCAATATGCACATGACTCCATGAAGCAAAGGTGCAATGGGGCCAAATTGCAGCTCCACGTGCTCTTGTTTTCTAAGAGGACACCGTCATATTCACTCACCTCTTCACTTGCTCCTCCCCCTCTCGTAGGTCCGCCCTCTTAGCGATTAAATGCCCAACGGGAGTCCCGGCTCCATGCAGTGGAAGTCATGACGGAGGAGCTGTGAGcttggaccttttttttttttagcaccttAGCACGTATTTTCCTCCccggactgttttttttttctccatccaagAAGCATGAAGACCAT
This portion of the Stigmatopora nigra isolate UIUO_SnigA chromosome 19, RoL_Snig_1.1, whole genome shotgun sequence genome encodes:
- the map6a gene encoding microtubule-associated protein 6 homolog isoform X1, producing the protein MAWPCISRACCMARFWNQIDKADIAVPLVFTKYTDASEMQQVQLQPPSRAAVAIETQPPRNHRRTVSGPRAPRRCVSEERVCSSVMREDFKHWRVRPEPSFKPKNEYHGPEIPFNSETQYQKDYKPWPIPKRYDHPWIPKPPATISAGDDRPPERSRHGKQHLADAAGGVEKSVVADKVQEKHLNPGADRKKRLSKNTGGEKKVVLKVEGEGRAAVDAVNRQIKQEISTGSSYKTEYKAYRDVKPAQMIRAKSQYLPPDEKTWLETSYSATYKGQAPLQATDNKAQERRRIRSLYSEPYMDPIKQVDRSTVPRTRAKKPMPVAHGQAKAPKRAKEKSVAAARGSAGKTTSEKQAVSRPALGDKEKSKEMNNKLAEAKEVVLKQQHYVELCQPIRDIGWVQTLKQHLWGCALPNPRDPQDEFVRTSHHHSQGATGGEPEPLRERPEQPRSSGVVRFALPLSQTE
- the mogat2 gene encoding 2-acylglycerol O-acyltransferase 2; this translates as MKIDFAPVGVPLQRRLQTAAVLHWVFSFLALAPTCILLFFYLLFTRFWLISVLYSVWWFFDYDTPARGGRRVPYLCGSKIWDYMRDYFPIKLVKTADLDPRQNYVMGFHPHGVLVAGAFTNFCTYSTGFNELFPGLKCYLLMLPLWFRAPFFRDYIMCAGLIPSDKESASYPLRQRSGGNAVAIAVGGAPEALDAHPGTYNVLLAKKKGFIKMAMENGAHLVPVFSFGENEVFDQVGNRRGTWLRSLQEQLQSIMGISLPLFHARGIFQYSFGLMPYRKPIHTIVGRPIKVKRTQKPTIEELDELHQLYMDELSHLFEQHKTNYGVDEETHLNFV
- the map6a gene encoding microtubule-associated protein 6 homolog isoform X3, which translates into the protein MAWPCISRACCMARFWNQIDKADIAVPLVFTKYTDASEMQQVQLQPPSRAAVAIETQPPRNHRRTVSGPRAPRRCVSEERVCSSVMREDFKHWRVRPEPSFKPKNEYHGPEIPFNSETQYQKDYKPWPIPKRYDHPWIPKPPATISAGDDRPPERSRHGKQHLADAAGGVEKSVVADKVQEKHLNPGADRKKRLSKNTGGEKKVVLKVEGEGRAAVDAVNRQIKQEISTGSSYKTEYKAYRDVKPAQMIRAKSQYLPPDEKTWLETSYSATYKGQAPLQATDNKAQERRRIRSLYSEPYMDPIKQVDRSTVPRTRAKKPMPVAHGQAKAPKRAKEKSVAAARGSAGKTTSEKQAVSRPALGDKEKKILRTSLSEPVIIIPRVLLEESLNHYGNDLSNHAAVESCDLPSL
- the map6a gene encoding microtubule-associated protein 6 homolog isoform X2 — translated: MAWPCISRACCMARFWNQIDKADIAVPLVFTKYTDASEMQQVQLQPPSRAAVAIETQPPRNHRRTVSGPRAPRRCVSEERVCSSVMREDFKHWRVRPEPSFKPKNEYHGPEIPFNSETQYQKDYKPWPIPKRYDHPWIPKPPATISAGDDRPPERSRHGKQHLADAAGGVEKSVVADKVQEKHLNPGADRKKRLSKNTGGEKKVVLKVEGEGRAAVDAVNRQIKQEISTGSSYKTEYKAYRDVKPAQMIRAKSQYLPPDEKTWLETSYSATYKGQAPLQATDNKAQERRRIRSLYSEPYMDPIKQVDRSTVPRTRAKKPMPVAHGQAKAPKRAKEKSVAAARGSAGKTTSEKQAVSRPALGDKEKSKEMNNKLAEAKEDPQDEFVRTSHHHSQGATGGEPEPLRERPEQPRSSGVVRFALPLSQTE